The Microcebus murinus isolate Inina chromosome 1, M.murinus_Inina_mat1.0, whole genome shotgun sequence genome includes a region encoding these proteins:
- the EIF4G1 gene encoding eukaryotic translation initiation factor 4 gamma 1 isoform X7, which produces MNTPSQTRQHFYPSRAQPPSSAASRVQSAAPARPGPAAHVYPAGSQVMMIPSQISYSASQGAYYIPGQGRSTYVVPTQQYPVQPGAPGFYPGASPTEFGTYAGAYYPAQGVQQFPTGVAPAPVLMNQPPQIAPKRERKTIRIRDPNQGGKDITEEIMSGARTASTPTPPQTGGGMEPQANGETPQVAVIVRPDDRSQGAITGVRPGLPGPEHSPSESQPSSPSPTPSPPPILEPGSEANLAVLSIPGDTMTTGMIQMSVEESTPIPHETGEPYCLSPEPTPLAEPILEVEVTLSKPIPESEFSSSSLQVPTPLPSHTVEIHEPNGVVPSEDLEPEEESSPELAPLPPPACPSESPVPIAPTAQPEELLNGAPSPPAVDLSPVSEPEEQPKEVTVSSAPATILTATPAMAPSATPPAQEEEMEEEEEEGEAGEAESEKGGEELLPTENTPVPPHSSQNLEAAAITQVAVSVPKRRRKIKELNKKEAVGDLLDAFKEVNVTVPEVENQPPAVNNPRPESEGSSVPPRPEEADETWDSKEDKIHNAENIQPGEQKYEYKSDQWKPLNLEEKKRYDREFLLGFQFIFASMQKPEGLPHISDVVLDKANKTPLRPLDPTRLQGINCGPDFTPSFANLGRPALSGRGPPRGGPGGELPRGPQAGLGPRRSQQGPRKEPRKIIATVLMTEDIKLNKAEKAWKPSSKRTAADKDRGEEDADGSKTQDLFRRVRSILNKLTPQMFQQLMKQVTQLAIDTEERLKGVIDLIFEKAISEPNFSVAYANMCRCLMALKVPTTEKPTVTVNFRKLLLNRCQKEFEKDKDDDEVFEKKQKEMDEAATAEERGRLKEELEEARDIARRRSLGNIKFIGELFKLKMLTEAIMHDCVVKLLKNHDEESLECLCRLLTTIGKDLDFEKAKPRMDQYFNQMEKIIKEKKTSSRIRFMLQDVLDLRGSNWVPRRGDQGPKTIDQIHKEAEMEEHREHIKVQQLMAKGSDKRRGGPPGPPISRGLPLVDDGGWNTVPISKGSRPIDTSRLTKITKPGSIDSNNQLFAPGGRLSWGKGSSGGSGAKPSDAASEAARPATSTLNRFSALQQAVPTESTDNRRVVQRSSLSRERGEKAGDRGDRLERSERGGDRGDRLDRARTPATKRSFSKEVEERSRERPSQPEGLRKAASLTEDRDRGRDAVKREATLPPVSPPKAALSEEELEKKSKAIIEEYLHLNDMKEAVQCVQELSSPSLLFIFVRHGVESTLERSAIARERMGQLLHQLLYAGHLSTAQYYQGLYEILELAEDMEIDIPHVWLYLAELVTPILQEGGVPMGELFREITKPLRPLGKAASLLLEILGLLCKSMGPKKVGTLWREAGLSWKEFLPEGQDIGAFVTKQKVEYTLGEESESLGQRALPSEELTKQLEKLLKDGSSNQQVFDWIEANLSEQQIASNTLVRALMTAVCYSAIIFETPLRVDVAVLKARAKLLEKYLCDEQKELQALYALQALVVTLEQPANLLRTFFDTLYDEDVVKEDAFYSWESSKDPAEQQGKGVALKSVTTFFNWLRQEEEESDHN; this is translated from the exons ATGAACACGCCTTCTCAAACCCGCCAG CACTTCTACCCTAGCCGGGCTCAGCCCCCAAGCAGTGCAGCCTCCCGAGTGCAGAGTGCAGCCCCTGCCCGCCCTGGCCCAGCTGCCCATGTCTACCCTGCTGGATCCCAAGTAATGATGATCCCTTCCCAGATCTCCTATTCAGCCTCCCAGGGGGCCTACTACATCCCTGGACAG GGGCGTTCCACATATGTTGTCCCGACACAGCAGTACCCTGTGCAGCCAGGAGCCCCAGGCTTCTATCCGGGTGCAAGCCCTACAGAATTTGGGACCTACG ctgGCGCCTATTATCCAGCCCAAGGGGTGCAGCAGTTTCCCACTggtgtggcccctgccccagTTTTGATGAACCAGCCACCCCAGATTGCTCCCAAGAGGGAGCGTAAGACG ATCCGAATTCGAGATCCAAACCAAGGAGGAAAGGATATCACCGAGGAGATCATGTCTGGGGCCCGCACtgcctccactcccacccctccccag ACGGGAGGCGGTATGGAGCCTCAAGCTAATGGGGAGACGCCCCAAGTTGCTGTCATTGTCCGGCCAG ATGACCGGTCACAGGGAGCAATCACTGGGGTCCGGCCAGGACTGCCTGGCCCAGAACACAGCCCTTCAGAGTCCCAGCCTTCATCACCTTCTCCGACCCCATCACCACCCCCAATCTTGGAGCCAGGGTCTGAGGCTAATCTTGCAGTCCTCTCTATTCCTGGGGACACCATGACAACGGGGATGATACAGATGTCTGTAGAAGAATCAACCCCCATCCCCCATGAAACTGGGGAGCCATATTGCCTCTCTCCAGAACCCACTCCTCTCGCTGAACCCATACTGGAAGTAGAAGTGACACTTAGCAAACCAATTCCAGAATCCGAGTTCTCTTCCAGTTCTCTCCAGGTTCCCACCCCCCTGCCATCTCACACAGTGGAAATTCATGAGCCTAATGGCGTGGTCCCGTCTGAGGATCTGGAACCAGAGGAGGAGTCAAGCCCAGAGcttgcccctctccctcccccggCTTGCCCTTCCGAATCTCCTGTGCCCATTGCTCCCACTGCCCAACCTGAGGAACTGCTCAACGGAGCCCCTTCGCCACCAGCTGTGGACTTAAGCCCAGTCAGTGAGCCAGAGGAGCAGCCCAAGGAGGTTACAGTGTCGTCGGCTCCTGCTACCATCCTCACTGCCACTCCAGCTATGGCTCCTTCAGCAACTCCCCCTGctcaggaagaggaaatggaggaagaggaagaagaaggagaagcagGAGAAGCTGAGagtgagaaaggaggagaggaacTGCTCCCCACAGAGAACACCCCTGTCCCACCCCATTCATCCCAGAATTTGGAGGCAGCAGCAATCACCCAAG tggCAGTGTCTGTGCCAAAGAGGAGACGGAAAATTAAGGAGCTAAATAAGAAGGAGGCTGTAGGAGACCTTCTAGATGCCTTCAAGGAG GTGAACGTCACAGTACCAGAGGTGGAGAATCAACCTCCTGCAGTCAACAATCCACGTCCAGAGTCTGAGGGCAGCAGTGTGCCCCCACGGCCTGAGGAAGCAGATGAGACCTGGGACTCAAAGGAAGACAAAATTCACAATGCTGAGAATATTCAGCCCGGGGAACAGAAGTATGAATATAAGTCAG ATCAGTGGAAGCCTCTAAACCTTGAGGAGAAAAAGCGTTATGACCGTGAGTTCCTACTTGGCTTTCAGTTCATCTTTGCCAGTATGCAGAAGCCAGAGGGATTACCCCATATCAGTGATGTCGTGCTGGACAAG GCCAATAAAACACCACTACGACCACTGGATCCCACCAGACTTCAAGGCATAAATTGTGGCCCAGACTTCACTCCGTCCTTTGCCAACCTTGGCCGACCAGCACTTAGTGGTCGTGGGCCCCCAAGGGGTGGGCCAGGTGGGGAGCTGCCCCGCGGGCCG CAGGCTGGCCTAGGACCCCGACGTTCTCAGCAGGGCCCCCGAAAGGAACCACGCAAGATCATTGCCACAGTGTTGATGACCGAGGATATAAAACTGAACAAAGCAGAAAAGGCCTGGAAACCCAGCAGCAAGCGGACGGCGGCTGATAAGGACCGAGGGGAAGAGGATGCTGATGGCAGCAAAACCCAG GACCTGTTCCGCAGGGTGCGCTCCATCCTGAATAAACTGACACCCCAGATGTTCCAGCAGCTGATGAAGCAAGTGACACAGCTGGCCATCGACACCGAGGAACGCCTCAAAGGGGTCATTGACCTCATCTTTGAAAAGGCCATTTCAGAGCCCAACTTCTCTGTAGCCTATGCCAACATGTGCCGCTGCCTCATGGCG CTGAAAGTGCCCACTACAGAAAAGCCAACAGTGACCGTGAACTTCCGAAAACTCTTGTTGAATCGTTGTCAGAAGGAATTTGAGAAAGATAAAGACGATGATGAGGTTtttgagaagaaacaaaaagagatgGATGAAGCTGCTACG GCAGAGGAACGGGGACGTCTGAAGGAAGAGCTGGAAGAGGCTCGGGACATAGCCCGGCGGCGCTCTTTAGGGAATATCAAGTTTATTGGGGAGCTGTTCAAGCTAAAGATGTTAACAGAAGCGATAATGCATGACTGTGTGGTGAAACTGCTTAAGAACCATGATGAAGAGTCCCTCGAATGCCTGTGCCGTCTGCTCACCACCATTGGCAAAGACCTGGACTTTGAAAAAGCCAAG CCCCGAATGGATCAGTATTTCAACCAGATggaaaaaatcattaaagaaaagaagacatcTTCTCGCATCCGCTTTATGCTGCAGGATGTGCTGGATCTGCGAGGG AGCAATTGGGTGCCGCGCCGAGGGGATCAGGGTCCCAAGACCATTGACCAGATCCACAAGGAGGCAGAGATGGAGGAGCATCGGGAGCACATCAAAGTGCAACAGCTCATGGCCAAGGGCAGCGACAAGCGTCGGGGTGGCCCTCCAGGCCCACCTATCA GCCGTGGCCTTCCACTTGTGGATGATGGTGGCTGGAACACAGTCCCCATCAGCAAAGGCAGCCGCCCCATTGACACCTCACGACTCACGAAGATCACCAAG cctggCTCCATTGATTCTAACAACCAGCTCTTTGCACCTGGAGGGCGGCTGAGCTGGGGCAAGGGCAGCAGCGGAGGCTCAGGAGCCAAGCCTTCAGATGCAG CATCAGAAGCCGCTCGTCCAGCTACTAGTACTTTAAATCGGTTCTCAGCCCTTCAACAAGCAGTTCCCACGGAAAGCACAGATAACAGGCGTGTGGTACAGAG GAGTAGCTTGAGCCGGGAACGAGGCGAGAAAGCTGGGGACCGGGGAGACCGCCTAGAGCGGAGTGAACGGGGAGGTGACCGTGGGGACCGGCTTGATCGTGCACGGACACCCGCCACGAAGCGGAGCTTCAGCAAGGAAGTGGAGGAGCGGAGTAGAGAGCGGCCCTCCCAGCCAGAGGGACTGCGCAAGGCAGCTAGCCTCACGGAGGATCGGGACCGTGGGCGGGATGCTG TGAAGCGAGAAGCTACCCTTCCCCCGGTAAGTCCCCCGAAGGCAGCACTTTctgaggaggagctggagaagaaATCCAAGGCCATCATTGAGGAATACCTCCATCTCAATGACATGAAG GAGGCAGTACAGTGTGTGCAAGAGCTGTCCTCACCCTCCCTGCTCTTCATCTTTGTACGGCATGGTGTTGAGTCTACACTGGAGCGCAGCGCCATTGCTCGTGAGCGTATGGGGCAGCTGCTACACCAGCTACTCTATGCAGGACACCTCTCCACTGCTCAGTACTACCAAGG ACTGTATGAAATCCTAGAATTGGCTGAAGACATGGAAATTGATATCCCCCACGTGTGGCTCTACCTAGCGGAACTGGTAACACCCATTCTGCAGGAAGGTGGAGTGCCCATGGGGGAGCTATTCCG GGAGATTACAAAGCCTCTAAGACCCCTGGGCAAAGCTGCTTCCCTGTTGCTGGAGATCCTGGGCCTCCTATGCAAAAGCATG GGTCCCAAAAAGGTGGGGACACTGTGGCGAGAAGCTGGGCTCAGCTGGAAGGAATTTCTGCCGGAAGGCCAGGACATTGGTGCATTTGTCACTAAACAG AAGGTAGAGTATACTCTGGGAGAGGAGTCAGAATCCCTTGGCCAGAGGGCACTGCCCTCCGAGGAGCTGACCAAGCAGCTGGAGAAGCTGCTGAAGGACGGCAGCAGTAACCAGCAGGTGTTTGACTGGATAGAG GCCAACCTGAGTGAGCAGCAGATAGCATCCAACACATTAGTTCGAGCCCTCATGACAGCTGTCTGCTATTCTGCAATCATCT TTGAGACTCCCCTCCGAGTGGATGTTGCAGTGCTGAAAGCGCGAGCGAAACTGCTAGAGAAATACCTGTGTGATGAGCAGAAGGAGTTGCAGGCGCTCTATGCCCTCCAGGCCCTTGTAGTGACCTTAGAACAGCCCGCCA ACCTGCTTCGGACATTCTTTGATACCCTGTATGATGAGGACGTGGTGAAGGAGGACGCATTCTACAGCTGGGAGAGTAGCAAAGACCCCGCTGAGCAGCAGGGCAAGGGTGTAGCCCTTAAATCTGTCACAACCTTCTTCAATTGGCTtcgacaggaggaggaggagtctgACCACAACTGA
- the EIF4G1 gene encoding eukaryotic translation initiation factor 4 gamma 1 isoform X4, translated as MNKAPQSTGPPPAPSPGLPQPAFPPGQTAPVVFSAPQATQMNTPSQTRQHFYPSRAQPPSSAASRVQSAAPARPGPAAHVYPAGSQVMMIPSQISYSASQGAYYIPGQGRSTYVVPTQQYPVQPGAPGFYPGASPTEFGTYAGAYYPAQGVQQFPTGVAPAPVLMNQPPQIAPKRERKTIRIRDPNQGGKDITEEIMSGARTASTPTPPQTGGGMEPQANGETPQVAVIVRPDDRSQGAITGVRPGLPGPEHSPSESQPSSPSPTPSPPPILEPGSEANLAVLSIPGDTMTTGMIQMSVEESTPIPHETGEPYCLSPEPTPLAEPILEVEVTLSKPIPESEFSSSSLQVPTPLPSHTVEIHEPNGVVPSEDLEPEEESSPELAPLPPPACPSESPVPIAPTAQPEELLNGAPSPPAVDLSPVSEPEEQPKEVTVSSAPATILTATPAMAPSATPPAQEEEMEEEEEEGEAGEAESEKGGEELLPTENTPVPPHSSQNLEAAAITQVAVSVPKRRRKIKELNKKEAVGDLLDAFKEVNVTVPEVENQPPAVNNPRPESEGSSVPPRPEEADETWDSKEDKIHNAENIQPGEQKYEYKSDQWKPLNLEEKKRYDREFLLGFQFIFASMQKPEGLPHISDVVLDKANKTPLRPLDPTRLQGINCGPDFTPSFANLGRPALSGRGPPRGGPGGELPRGPAGLGPRRSQQGPRKEPRKIIATVLMTEDIKLNKAEKAWKPSSKRTAADKDRGEEDADGSKTQDLFRRVRSILNKLTPQMFQQLMKQVTQLAIDTEERLKGVIDLIFEKAISEPNFSVAYANMCRCLMALKVPTTEKPTVTVNFRKLLLNRCQKEFEKDKDDDEVFEKKQKEMDEAATAEERGRLKEELEEARDIARRRSLGNIKFIGELFKLKMLTEAIMHDCVVKLLKNHDEESLECLCRLLTTIGKDLDFEKAKPRMDQYFNQMEKIIKEKKTSSRIRFMLQDVLDLRGSNWVPRRGDQGPKTIDQIHKEAEMEEHREHIKVQQLMAKGSDKRRGGPPGPPISRGLPLVDDGGWNTVPISKGSRPIDTSRLTKITKPGSIDSNNQLFAPGGRLSWGKGSSGGSGAKPSDAASEAARPATSTLNRFSALQQAVPTESTDNRRVVQRSSLSRERGEKAGDRGDRLERSERGGDRGDRLDRARTPATKRSFSKEVEERSRERPSQPEGLRKAASLTEDRDRGRDAVKREATLPPVSPPKAALSEEELEKKSKAIIEEYLHLNDMKEAVQCVQELSSPSLLFIFVRHGVESTLERSAIARERMGQLLHQLLYAGHLSTAQYYQGLYEILELAEDMEIDIPHVWLYLAELVTPILQEGGVPMGELFREITKPLRPLGKAASLLLEILGLLCKSMGPKKVGTLWREAGLSWKEFLPEGQDIGAFVTKQKVEYTLGEESESLGQRALPSEELTKQLEKLLKDGSSNQQVFDWIEANLSEQQIASNTLVRALMTAVCYSAIIFETPLRVDVAVLKARAKLLEKYLCDEQKELQALYALQALVVTLEQPANLLRTFFDTLYDEDVVKEDAFYSWESSKDPAEQQGKGVALKSVTTFFNWLRQEEEESDHN; from the exons atgaacaaagcTCCACAGTCCACAGGCCCCCCACCCGCCCCATCCCCCGGACTCCCACAG CCAGCGTTTCCCCCGGGGCAGACAGCACCGGTGGTGTTCAGTGCGCCACAAGCGACACAAATGAACACGCCTTCTCAAACCCGCCAG CACTTCTACCCTAGCCGGGCTCAGCCCCCAAGCAGTGCAGCCTCCCGAGTGCAGAGTGCAGCCCCTGCCCGCCCTGGCCCAGCTGCCCATGTCTACCCTGCTGGATCCCAAGTAATGATGATCCCTTCCCAGATCTCCTATTCAGCCTCCCAGGGGGCCTACTACATCCCTGGACAG GGGCGTTCCACATATGTTGTCCCGACACAGCAGTACCCTGTGCAGCCAGGAGCCCCAGGCTTCTATCCGGGTGCAAGCCCTACAGAATTTGGGACCTACG ctgGCGCCTATTATCCAGCCCAAGGGGTGCAGCAGTTTCCCACTggtgtggcccctgccccagTTTTGATGAACCAGCCACCCCAGATTGCTCCCAAGAGGGAGCGTAAGACG ATCCGAATTCGAGATCCAAACCAAGGAGGAAAGGATATCACCGAGGAGATCATGTCTGGGGCCCGCACtgcctccactcccacccctccccag ACGGGAGGCGGTATGGAGCCTCAAGCTAATGGGGAGACGCCCCAAGTTGCTGTCATTGTCCGGCCAG ATGACCGGTCACAGGGAGCAATCACTGGGGTCCGGCCAGGACTGCCTGGCCCAGAACACAGCCCTTCAGAGTCCCAGCCTTCATCACCTTCTCCGACCCCATCACCACCCCCAATCTTGGAGCCAGGGTCTGAGGCTAATCTTGCAGTCCTCTCTATTCCTGGGGACACCATGACAACGGGGATGATACAGATGTCTGTAGAAGAATCAACCCCCATCCCCCATGAAACTGGGGAGCCATATTGCCTCTCTCCAGAACCCACTCCTCTCGCTGAACCCATACTGGAAGTAGAAGTGACACTTAGCAAACCAATTCCAGAATCCGAGTTCTCTTCCAGTTCTCTCCAGGTTCCCACCCCCCTGCCATCTCACACAGTGGAAATTCATGAGCCTAATGGCGTGGTCCCGTCTGAGGATCTGGAACCAGAGGAGGAGTCAAGCCCAGAGcttgcccctctccctcccccggCTTGCCCTTCCGAATCTCCTGTGCCCATTGCTCCCACTGCCCAACCTGAGGAACTGCTCAACGGAGCCCCTTCGCCACCAGCTGTGGACTTAAGCCCAGTCAGTGAGCCAGAGGAGCAGCCCAAGGAGGTTACAGTGTCGTCGGCTCCTGCTACCATCCTCACTGCCACTCCAGCTATGGCTCCTTCAGCAACTCCCCCTGctcaggaagaggaaatggaggaagaggaagaagaaggagaagcagGAGAAGCTGAGagtgagaaaggaggagaggaacTGCTCCCCACAGAGAACACCCCTGTCCCACCCCATTCATCCCAGAATTTGGAGGCAGCAGCAATCACCCAAG tggCAGTGTCTGTGCCAAAGAGGAGACGGAAAATTAAGGAGCTAAATAAGAAGGAGGCTGTAGGAGACCTTCTAGATGCCTTCAAGGAG GTGAACGTCACAGTACCAGAGGTGGAGAATCAACCTCCTGCAGTCAACAATCCACGTCCAGAGTCTGAGGGCAGCAGTGTGCCCCCACGGCCTGAGGAAGCAGATGAGACCTGGGACTCAAAGGAAGACAAAATTCACAATGCTGAGAATATTCAGCCCGGGGAACAGAAGTATGAATATAAGTCAG ATCAGTGGAAGCCTCTAAACCTTGAGGAGAAAAAGCGTTATGACCGTGAGTTCCTACTTGGCTTTCAGTTCATCTTTGCCAGTATGCAGAAGCCAGAGGGATTACCCCATATCAGTGATGTCGTGCTGGACAAG GCCAATAAAACACCACTACGACCACTGGATCCCACCAGACTTCAAGGCATAAATTGTGGCCCAGACTTCACTCCGTCCTTTGCCAACCTTGGCCGACCAGCACTTAGTGGTCGTGGGCCCCCAAGGGGTGGGCCAGGTGGGGAGCTGCCCCGCGGGCCG GCTGGCCTAGGACCCCGACGTTCTCAGCAGGGCCCCCGAAAGGAACCACGCAAGATCATTGCCACAGTGTTGATGACCGAGGATATAAAACTGAACAAAGCAGAAAAGGCCTGGAAACCCAGCAGCAAGCGGACGGCGGCTGATAAGGACCGAGGGGAAGAGGATGCTGATGGCAGCAAAACCCAG GACCTGTTCCGCAGGGTGCGCTCCATCCTGAATAAACTGACACCCCAGATGTTCCAGCAGCTGATGAAGCAAGTGACACAGCTGGCCATCGACACCGAGGAACGCCTCAAAGGGGTCATTGACCTCATCTTTGAAAAGGCCATTTCAGAGCCCAACTTCTCTGTAGCCTATGCCAACATGTGCCGCTGCCTCATGGCG CTGAAAGTGCCCACTACAGAAAAGCCAACAGTGACCGTGAACTTCCGAAAACTCTTGTTGAATCGTTGTCAGAAGGAATTTGAGAAAGATAAAGACGATGATGAGGTTtttgagaagaaacaaaaagagatgGATGAAGCTGCTACG GCAGAGGAACGGGGACGTCTGAAGGAAGAGCTGGAAGAGGCTCGGGACATAGCCCGGCGGCGCTCTTTAGGGAATATCAAGTTTATTGGGGAGCTGTTCAAGCTAAAGATGTTAACAGAAGCGATAATGCATGACTGTGTGGTGAAACTGCTTAAGAACCATGATGAAGAGTCCCTCGAATGCCTGTGCCGTCTGCTCACCACCATTGGCAAAGACCTGGACTTTGAAAAAGCCAAG CCCCGAATGGATCAGTATTTCAACCAGATggaaaaaatcattaaagaaaagaagacatcTTCTCGCATCCGCTTTATGCTGCAGGATGTGCTGGATCTGCGAGGG AGCAATTGGGTGCCGCGCCGAGGGGATCAGGGTCCCAAGACCATTGACCAGATCCACAAGGAGGCAGAGATGGAGGAGCATCGGGAGCACATCAAAGTGCAACAGCTCATGGCCAAGGGCAGCGACAAGCGTCGGGGTGGCCCTCCAGGCCCACCTATCA GCCGTGGCCTTCCACTTGTGGATGATGGTGGCTGGAACACAGTCCCCATCAGCAAAGGCAGCCGCCCCATTGACACCTCACGACTCACGAAGATCACCAAG cctggCTCCATTGATTCTAACAACCAGCTCTTTGCACCTGGAGGGCGGCTGAGCTGGGGCAAGGGCAGCAGCGGAGGCTCAGGAGCCAAGCCTTCAGATGCAG CATCAGAAGCCGCTCGTCCAGCTACTAGTACTTTAAATCGGTTCTCAGCCCTTCAACAAGCAGTTCCCACGGAAAGCACAGATAACAGGCGTGTGGTACAGAG GAGTAGCTTGAGCCGGGAACGAGGCGAGAAAGCTGGGGACCGGGGAGACCGCCTAGAGCGGAGTGAACGGGGAGGTGACCGTGGGGACCGGCTTGATCGTGCACGGACACCCGCCACGAAGCGGAGCTTCAGCAAGGAAGTGGAGGAGCGGAGTAGAGAGCGGCCCTCCCAGCCAGAGGGACTGCGCAAGGCAGCTAGCCTCACGGAGGATCGGGACCGTGGGCGGGATGCTG TGAAGCGAGAAGCTACCCTTCCCCCGGTAAGTCCCCCGAAGGCAGCACTTTctgaggaggagctggagaagaaATCCAAGGCCATCATTGAGGAATACCTCCATCTCAATGACATGAAG GAGGCAGTACAGTGTGTGCAAGAGCTGTCCTCACCCTCCCTGCTCTTCATCTTTGTACGGCATGGTGTTGAGTCTACACTGGAGCGCAGCGCCATTGCTCGTGAGCGTATGGGGCAGCTGCTACACCAGCTACTCTATGCAGGACACCTCTCCACTGCTCAGTACTACCAAGG ACTGTATGAAATCCTAGAATTGGCTGAAGACATGGAAATTGATATCCCCCACGTGTGGCTCTACCTAGCGGAACTGGTAACACCCATTCTGCAGGAAGGTGGAGTGCCCATGGGGGAGCTATTCCG GGAGATTACAAAGCCTCTAAGACCCCTGGGCAAAGCTGCTTCCCTGTTGCTGGAGATCCTGGGCCTCCTATGCAAAAGCATG GGTCCCAAAAAGGTGGGGACACTGTGGCGAGAAGCTGGGCTCAGCTGGAAGGAATTTCTGCCGGAAGGCCAGGACATTGGTGCATTTGTCACTAAACAG AAGGTAGAGTATACTCTGGGAGAGGAGTCAGAATCCCTTGGCCAGAGGGCACTGCCCTCCGAGGAGCTGACCAAGCAGCTGGAGAAGCTGCTGAAGGACGGCAGCAGTAACCAGCAGGTGTTTGACTGGATAGAG GCCAACCTGAGTGAGCAGCAGATAGCATCCAACACATTAGTTCGAGCCCTCATGACAGCTGTCTGCTATTCTGCAATCATCT TTGAGACTCCCCTCCGAGTGGATGTTGCAGTGCTGAAAGCGCGAGCGAAACTGCTAGAGAAATACCTGTGTGATGAGCAGAAGGAGTTGCAGGCGCTCTATGCCCTCCAGGCCCTTGTAGTGACCTTAGAACAGCCCGCCA ACCTGCTTCGGACATTCTTTGATACCCTGTATGATGAGGACGTGGTGAAGGAGGACGCATTCTACAGCTGGGAGAGTAGCAAAGACCCCGCTGAGCAGCAGGGCAAGGGTGTAGCCCTTAAATCTGTCACAACCTTCTTCAATTGGCTtcgacaggaggaggaggagtctgACCACAACTGA